Proteins from one Fibrobacter sp. genomic window:
- a CDS encoding glycosyltransferase family 32 protein yields the protein MGTDGARYMIPKIFHYCWLSNEPFPEKVQRCMESWEKYLGDYNCIFWDYRKAKATGIPWILEAMEKRNWAFAADAVRLFALYTEGGIYLDSDVQLLMSPNHLLDRNYILGYENGSKRIEPSFLGAEKGSPIIGEALRYYTEHHYEYSEETVEQLVLPQILANACDKFNGLDILPEWYFSPKRFLDGVITTADETVSIHHFGSNWRPENVRIGMKRRQYIFKKFPRPIAELIAMPTSFWSDTKALGIGAAFKRIFSKK from the coding sequence ATGGGTACAGATGGAGCTAGATATATGATCCCGAAGATATTTCATTATTGCTGGTTATCGAACGAGCCTTTTCCTGAAAAGGTTCAACGCTGCATGGAGTCTTGGGAAAAATATTTAGGCGACTACAACTGCATTTTCTGGGACTACCGCAAGGCCAAGGCTACGGGCATTCCCTGGATTCTCGAAGCCATGGAGAAGCGTAACTGGGCGTTCGCCGCCGATGCGGTCCGCCTGTTCGCGCTGTACACCGAAGGCGGCATCTATCTCGATTCCGACGTGCAGCTCCTGATGTCCCCGAACCACCTGCTCGACCGCAACTACATTCTCGGATACGAGAACGGTTCCAAGCGCATCGAGCCGTCATTCCTCGGGGCGGAGAAAGGTTCCCCGATAATCGGCGAAGCCCTGAGGTACTACACCGAGCACCACTACGAATACAGCGAAGAGACCGTGGAACAGCTCGTGCTGCCGCAGATTCTCGCGAACGCCTGCGACAAGTTCAACGGACTCGACATCCTGCCCGAATGGTACTTCTCGCCCAAGCGCTTTTTGGACGGAGTAATCACCACCGCCGACGAGACAGTGAGCATCCATCACTTCGGCAGCAACTGGCGCCCCGAAAACGTGCGCATCGGCATGAAGCGCAGGCAGTACATCTTCAAGAAGTTCCCGCGCCCCATCGCTGAACTCATCGCCATGCCGACGTCTTTCTGGTCCGACACCAAGGCCCTCGGTATCGGCGCCGCATTCAAGAGAATTTTCTCGAAAAAGTAA